From Melitaea cinxia chromosome 16, ilMelCinx1.1, whole genome shotgun sequence, a single genomic window includes:
- the LOC123661209 gene encoding connectin-like, which translates to MDQISKYLIIIASLMTVKLTVTESKNETKPKIDRRHYQMPIFINVCDISDRRSKVHCYCDSNKPKMATRADCWIFGGGLTEDDSIWPSFSSQSEIEHLMFNVRTDDALNFIPAKAIVRLDRLKHLSIQFGTINIIHPYAFTNSSTLRQIVLKSNKITSLEKHSFSQMMMLSNLSLDDNQISELKTDVFFNLPNLHVLHLSNNNLSLLHEGCFKHLNNLVELKLDYNYISVIIREMLEGLENLSRLNLRNNKINMIGNLAFSELWGLKELMLDNNAIEYISERAFGGLTQLRKLTLSGNKLVTFYEDILDDIRSLIVLDLRDNLLTTISYETIRPVVENDKSLSSVVYLDGNPLNCNCRLSWIYVLRNETQDNTMKHALEKISCVPDPTNDRRLSETKDEEIENINVLADDNYDYYDKGDDYNNDKEKPKVSKAIKLTDIPLETLPCPKELMQSIEETYGHPVQNEIRLKAISNVGRHLPSFFFLVILMILF; encoded by the exons ATGGACCAAATCAGCAAGTACCTCATAATCATCGCATCATTAATGACCGTCAAATTGACAGTCACTGAGAGCAAGAACGAAACGAAGCCCAAAATTGATAGACGGCACTACCAAATGCCAATCTTCATCAATGTCTGTGACATCTCCGACAGACGGTCGAAAGTACATTGCTACTGCGACAGTAATAAGCCTAAAATGGCAACTAGAGCAGATTGCTGGATATTCGGCGGTGGATTAACTGAGGACGATTCTATATGGCCGAGTTTTTCATCGCAATCAGAAATAGAACACCTCATGTTCAACGTTCGTACTGACGACGCATTGAACTTCATTCCAGCTAAAGCTATAGTTCGATTGGACAGACTAAAGCATTTGTCCATCCAATTTGGAACGATCAAtattatacatccatatgcttTCACAAATTCTTCCACACTACGCCAAATCGTtttgaaatcaaataaaattacaagcTTAGAAAAACATTCATTTTCTCAAATGATGATGTTATCAAATCTAAGTTTGGACGATAACCAAATATCCGAGCTGAAAACTGAtgtgttttttaatttacccAACTTACATGTTTTACATTtgtcgaataataatttaagtttgcTACACGAAGGCTGTTTCAAACACCTAAATAATCTGGTTGAACTGAAATTGGATTACAACTATATATCAGTAATAATAAGAGAAATGTTAGAGGGTCTAGAGAATCTTTCCCGATTAAACTTAAGAAACAATAAGATAAATATGATCGGAAACTTGGCTTTCAGTGAGCTGTGGGGTCTGAAAGAATTGATGTTAGATAATAACGCTATAGAATATATATCGGAGAGAGCGTTTGGGGGCCTCACTCAATTGAGAAAGTTGACGTTGTCTGGAAACAAGCTGGTAACTTTTTACGAGGACATACTTGACGATATAAGAAGTCTCATCGTCTTAGATCTCAGAGACAATCTTTTGACAACGATATCCTACGAAACAATTCGTCCAGTTGTTGAAAATGACAAATCCCTTTCATCTGTGGTTTATTTAGACG GTAACCCACTCAACTGTAACTGCCGACTGTCCTGGATATATGTTTTGCGCAACGAAACCCAGGATAATACAATGAAACATGCCCTCGAAAAAATATCGTGCGTACCAGATCCAACAAATGATAGACGGCTCAGTGAGACTAAAGACGaggaaattgaaaatattaatgttttagcTGATGACAATTATGATTATTACGACAAAGGCGACGATTATAATAATGACAAAGAAAAACCAAAAGTCAGCAAAGCAATTAAACTAACAGATATCCCCCTAGAGACACTTCCTTGTCCAAAAGAATTAATGCAGTCGATAGAGGAAACTTATGGCCATCCCGTGCAGAATGAGATTAGATTAAAAGCGATTTCTAATGTCGGAAGACATTTGCCTAGCTTTTTTTTCCTAGTAATTTTGATGATACTGTTTTAA